Proteins encoded within one genomic window of Flavobacterium oreochromis:
- the fusA gene encoding elongation factor G, with amino-acid sequence MARDLKYTRNIGIAAHIDAGKTTTTERILFYTGKSHKIGEVHDGAATMDWMAQEQERGITITSAATTCTWNFPTDQGRNIADSKPYHFNIIDTPGHVDFTVEVNRSLRVLDGLVFLFSAVDGVEPQSETNWRLADQYRVPRMGFVNKMDRQGSNFLAVCQQVKDMLRSNAVAITLPIGEEQDFRGVVDLVKNQAIVWHDETQGATFDIIDIPADMVDEVKEYRSKLIEEIASYDENLLDKYMEDENSITEEEINNALRAATIDMAIIPMLCGSSFKNKGVQFMLDAVCKYLPSPLDKEGIEGIHPDDADLLEEDQTKIVRRPDVKEPFAALAFKIATDPYVGRLAFFRAYSGRLDAGSYILNTRSGNKERISRIYQMHANKQNPIEYIEAGDIGAAVGFKDIKTGDTMCDEKNPIILESMKFPDPVIGIAIEPKTKADVDKMGMALAKLAEEDPTFTVRTDEASGQTIISGMGELHLDILVDRMKREFKVEVDQGEPQVEYKEAFTKSAQHREVYKKQSGGRGKFGDIVFRLEPAEPGAMGLTFVNEVKGGNVPKEYVPAVEKGFREAMKQGPLAGYAVDSLKVTLLDGSYHPVDSDALSFELAAKLGYKEVAKAAGAVILEPIMKIEVITPEENMGDIVGDLNRRRGQVNDMGDRNGAKTIKANVPLSEMFGYVTTLRTLSSGRATSTMEFSHYEETPSNISEAVIKKAKGNA; translated from the coding sequence ATGGCAAGAGATTTAAAATATACTAGAAATATTGGTATTGCTGCTCACATTGATGCGGGTAAAACTACCACTACAGAGCGTATTTTGTTCTATACAGGTAAGTCTCACAAAATTGGTGAGGTGCACGATGGTGCTGCTACTATGGACTGGATGGCGCAAGAACAGGAAAGAGGTATTACAATTACTTCTGCAGCTACGACTTGTACTTGGAATTTTCCAACAGATCAAGGTAGAAATATTGCAGATTCTAAACCGTATCACTTTAATATTATTGATACTCCAGGTCACGTTGACTTTACAGTAGAGGTGAACCGTTCTTTACGTGTGTTAGACGGTTTAGTATTTTTATTCTCTGCGGTAGATGGTGTTGAGCCGCAGTCTGAAACAAACTGGAGATTAGCTGATCAGTATAGAGTTCCGCGTATGGGATTCGTTAATAAAATGGACCGTCAAGGGTCTAATTTCTTAGCAGTTTGTCAGCAAGTAAAAGATATGTTGCGTTCTAATGCTGTGGCAATTACGTTACCTATTGGAGAAGAGCAGGATTTTAGAGGGGTAGTTGACTTGGTGAAAAATCAAGCTATTGTATGGCATGATGAAACACAAGGAGCTACTTTTGATATTATTGATATCCCTGCTGATATGGTTGATGAAGTAAAAGAATATCGTTCTAAATTAATCGAAGAGATTGCTTCTTATGATGAAAACTTATTAGATAAGTACATGGAAGATGAAAACTCGATTACTGAAGAGGAAATTAATAATGCTTTACGTGCAGCTACTATTGATATGGCTATTATTCCTATGTTATGTGGATCTTCATTCAAAAACAAAGGAGTTCAGTTTATGTTAGATGCTGTTTGTAAATATTTACCATCTCCTTTAGATAAAGAAGGTATTGAAGGTATTCATCCTGATGATGCTGATTTATTAGAGGAGGATCAAACAAAAATCGTACGTCGTCCAGATGTAAAAGAGCCGTTTGCAGCTTTAGCATTTAAAATTGCTACTGATCCTTATGTTGGTCGTTTAGCTTTCTTCCGTGCTTATTCTGGTCGTTTAGATGCGGGTTCTTATATTTTAAATACTCGTTCGGGTAATAAAGAGCGTATTTCTCGTATCTATCAAATGCACGCTAACAAACAAAATCCAATCGAATATATTGAGGCTGGTGATATTGGGGCGGCAGTAGGTTTTAAAGATATCAAGACAGGTGATACCATGTGTGATGAAAAGAATCCTATTATTCTTGAATCAATGAAATTCCCTGATCCGGTAATTGGTATTGCTATTGAGCCTAAAACAAAAGCTGACGTAGATAAAATGGGTATGGCTTTAGCTAAATTGGCTGAAGAAGATCCAACGTTTACAGTTAGAACTGATGAGGCTTCTGGTCAAACAATTATTTCTGGTATGGGTGAGCTTCACTTAGATATCTTAGTTGATCGTATGAAACGTGAGTTTAAGGTTGAAGTGGATCAAGGCGAACCTCAAGTAGAGTATAAAGAAGCGTTTACTAAATCAGCTCAACACCGTGAGGTTTATAAAAAACAATCAGGAGGGCGTGGTAAATTTGGTGATATCGTTTTCCGTTTAGAGCCTGCAGAGCCAGGGGCTATGGGGTTAACATTTGTTAATGAAGTAAAAGGTGGTAATGTTCCTAAAGAGTATGTTCCAGCTGTAGAAAAAGGTTTCAGAGAAGCAATGAAGCAAGGTCCTTTAGCGGGATATGCTGTAGATAGCTTAAAGGTTACTTTATTAGATGGTTCATACCACCCAGTGGATTCAGACGCATTATCTTTTGAATTAGCTGCTAAATTAGGTTATAAAGAGGTGGCTAAAGCAGCTGGTGCTGTTATTCTTGAGCCAATCATGAAAATTGAAGTTATTACTCCAGAAGAAAATATGGGTGATATTGTAGGTGACTTAAACCGTCGTCGTGGTCAAGTAAATGATATGGGGGATAGAAATGGTGCTAAAACTATTAAAGCTAATGTTCCATTATCAGAAATGTTTGGTTATGTAACTACTTTAAGAACTTTATCTTCAGGTCGTGCTACTTCAACTATGGAATTTTCTCACTATGAAGAAACTCCATCTAATATTTCAGAGGCAGTAATCAAGAAAGCAAAAGGTAACGCTTAA
- the rplP gene encoding 50S ribosomal protein L16, which produces MLQPKRTKYRKVQKGRMKGNSNRGHELSNGMFGIKSVHETGAFLTSRQIEAARIAATRYMKREGQLWIKIFPDKPITKKPLEVRMGKGKGAVEYWAAVVKPGRIMFEVGGVPLAVAKEALRLAAQKLPVKTKFVVARDFEA; this is translated from the coding sequence ATGTTACAGCCTAAAAGAACAAAATACCGTAAGGTACAGAAAGGTAGAATGAAAGGGAACTCGAATAGAGGTCATGAACTTTCAAATGGAATGTTTGGAATTAAATCTGTTCACGAAACAGGTGCTTTCTTAACTTCACGCCAAATTGAAGCGGCTCGTATTGCAGCGACTCGTTATATGAAACGTGAAGGGCAATTATGGATTAAAATTTTCCCAGACAAACCTATCACTAAGAAGCCTCTTGAAGTACGTATGGGTAAAGGTAAAGGTGCAGTTGAATACTGGGCTGCTGTTGTTAAACCAGGAAGAATTATGTTTGAGGTAGGTGGTGTGCCACTAGCTGTTGCAAAAGAGGCTTTACGTCTTGCAGCTCAAAAATTACCAGTAAAAACTAAATTCGTCGTTGCTAGAGATTTCGAAGCATAA
- the rpsG gene encoding 30S ribosomal protein S7, producing MRKRQAKKRPLLPDPKFNDQLVTRFVNNLMWDGKKSTAFAVFYDALDIVETKKQDAEKSALEIWKDALTNVMPHVEVRSRRVGGATFQIPMPIRPDRKISMSMKWLILYARRRNEKSMAARLASEILAAAKEEGTAVKKRMDTHKMAEANKAFSHFRF from the coding sequence ATGAGAAAAAGACAGGCCAAAAAAAGACCTCTTTTACCAGATCCAAAGTTTAACGATCAATTAGTAACACGTTTTGTTAATAACTTAATGTGGGATGGTAAAAAATCGACTGCTTTTGCAGTATTCTACGATGCTTTAGATATCGTTGAAACTAAAAAGCAAGATGCTGAAAAATCAGCTTTAGAAATTTGGAAAGATGCTTTAACGAATGTGATGCCTCACGTAGAAGTTCGTTCTCGTCGTGTAGGTGGTGCTACATTCCAAATCCCTATGCCAATTCGTCCAGATAGAAAAATTTCTATGTCAATGAAATGGTTAATTCTTTATGCTAGAAGAAGAAATGAGAAATCTATGGCAGCTCGTTTAGCGTCTGAAATCTTAGCTGCTGCTAAGGAAGAAGGTACTGCTGTTAAGAAAAGAATGGATACTCATAAAATGGCGGAAGCTAATAAGGCATTCTCTCACTTTAGATTTTAA
- the rpmC gene encoding 50S ribosomal protein L29, with amino-acid sequence MKQSEIKNLSAAELQEKLVQLKKTYADLTIAHAISPIENPLQIRSIRRSVARIATELTKRELQ; translated from the coding sequence ATGAAACAATCAGAAATTAAAAATCTATCTGCAGCTGAGTTACAAGAGAAGCTAGTTCAATTAAAAAAGACCTATGCTGATTTAACAATTGCTCATGCTATTTCTCCAATCGAGAATCCACTTCAAATTAGAAGTATCAGACGTTCAGTAGCGAGAATCGCAACTGAATTAACTAAAAGAGAGCTTCAATAA
- the rpsC gene encoding 30S ribosomal protein S3, whose protein sequence is MGQKTNPIGNRLGIIRGWDSNWYGGNDYGDKIAEDYKIRKYIHARLSKASVSKVIIERTLKLVTVTITTARPGIIIGKGGQEVDKLKEELKKITDKEVQINIFEIKRPELDAYLVANSICRQIEGRISYRRAIKMAIAASMRMNAEGIKVMISGRLNGAEMARSESFKEGRIPLSTFRADIDYALAEAHTTYGRMGVKVWIMKGEVYGKRDLSPLVGMDKKSAQGGKGGDAPRGGKSNGKQGARKRK, encoded by the coding sequence ATGGGACAAAAGACTAATCCAATCGGAAATCGCCTTGGTATCATCAGAGGATGGGATTCTAACTGGTATGGTGGTAATGACTACGGTGATAAAATCGCTGAAGATTACAAAATCAGAAAGTATATCCACGCTCGTTTATCAAAAGCTAGTGTGTCGAAAGTAATTATCGAAAGAACTTTAAAACTTGTAACCGTTACTATCACTACGGCTCGTCCAGGTATTATTATTGGTAAAGGAGGGCAAGAGGTAGACAAGTTAAAAGAAGAACTTAAGAAAATTACAGACAAAGAGGTTCAAATCAACATTTTTGAGATCAAAAGACCTGAGTTAGATGCTTATTTAGTAGCTAATAGTATTTGTCGTCAAATTGAAGGTCGTATTTCTTATAGAAGAGCTATCAAAATGGCTATTGCTGCTTCTATGAGAATGAACGCAGAAGGTATCAAAGTGATGATTTCTGGTCGTTTAAACGGTGCTGAAATGGCGCGTTCAGAAAGTTTCAAAGAAGGTCGTATTCCTCTATCAACTTTCAGAGCTGATATTGATTATGCTTTAGCAGAAGCTCATACTACTTATGGTAGAATGGGAGTTAAAGTATGGATTATGAAAGGTGAAGTTTACGGTAAGAGAGATCTTTCTCCACTTGTAGGTATGGATAAAAAATCTGCACAAGGAGGTAAAGGTGGTGATGCTCCACGTGGTGGAAAGTCAAACGGTAAACAAGGAGCTCGTAAAAGAAAGTAA
- the rplC gene encoding 50S ribosomal protein L3, which produces MSGLIGKKIGMTSIFDENGKNIPCTVIEVGPCVVTQVRTKEVDGYEALQLGFDDKTEKHTTKAAEGHFKKAGTVAKKKVVEFQGFENEHKLGDVITVDLFAEGEFVDVQGVSKGKGFQGVVKRHGFGGVGQVTHGQHNRLRAPGSVGASSYPSRVFKGMRMAGRMGGDNVKVQNLRVLKVVAEKNLLVVKGCVPGHKDSYVIVQK; this is translated from the coding sequence ATGTCTGGGTTAATCGGAAAGAAAATCGGAATGACTAGCATCTTTGATGAGAACGGGAAAAATATTCCTTGTACTGTTATTGAGGTAGGTCCTTGCGTAGTTACCCAAGTCAGAACCAAAGAGGTTGACGGGTATGAAGCTCTTCAGCTTGGTTTCGATGACAAAACTGAAAAGCACACAACTAAAGCTGCTGAAGGTCACTTCAAGAAAGCTGGAACGGTTGCTAAGAAGAAAGTTGTTGAATTCCAAGGATTTGAAAATGAGCACAAATTAGGTGATGTGATCACTGTGGATTTATTCGCTGAGGGTGAATTTGTAGATGTTCAAGGAGTTTCTAAAGGGAAAGGTTTTCAAGGGGTTGTTAAACGTCACGGATTTGGTGGTGTTGGACAAGTTACTCACGGTCAGCATAACCGTTTAAGAGCGCCAGGTTCAGTAGGTGCTTCATCTTATCCATCTAGAGTATTCAAAGGAATGCGTATGGCTGGAAGAATGGGTGGAGACAATGTAAAAGTTCAAAATCTTAGAGTTTTAAAAGTAGTGGCTGAAAAGAACTTACTTGTTGTTAAAGGATGTGTTCCTGGTCACAAAGACTCTTATGTAATCGTTCAGAAGTAA
- the rpsH gene encoding 30S ribosomal protein S8 yields the protein MYTDPIADFLTRIRNASKASHKVVEIPASNLKKEITKILFDQGYILSYKFENETVQGTIKIALKYDKDTKEAVIKNIQRISKPGLRKYAGAAKLPRILNGLGVAIVSTSKGVMTDKQARQLNVGGEVICYVY from the coding sequence ATGTATACAGATCCAATTGCGGATTTCTTAACAAGAATTAGAAATGCATCGAAAGCAAGCCATAAAGTGGTGGAAATTCCTGCTTCTAATTTAAAAAAGGAAATCACAAAAATCTTATTCGATCAAGGTTATATCCTTAGCTACAAATTCGAAAATGAGACTGTTCAAGGAACAATCAAAATCGCTTTAAAGTATGATAAAGATACAAAAGAAGCGGTAATCAAGAACATTCAAAGAATTAGTAAACCAGGTTTACGTAAGTATGCAGGTGCCGCTAAATTACCTAGAATTTTAAATGGTTTAGGTGTTGCTATCGTTTCTACTTCTAAAGGAGTAATGACTGATAAGCAAGCTAGACAATTAAATGTAGGTGGTGAGGTAATTTGTTACGTATACTAA
- the rplV gene encoding 50S ribosomal protein L22 — protein MGVRKRETAEARKEANKSLAFAKLNNCPTSPRKMRLVADLVRGQKVENALNILRFSQKEASRKLEKLLLSAINNWEQKNSEGNVAEAGLFVKEIKVDGGMMLKRLRPAPQGRAHRIRKRSNHVTIVLGSINNTQSN, from the coding sequence ATGGGAGTTCGTAAAAGAGAAACAGCAGAAGCAAGAAAAGAGGCTAACAAGTCTTTGGCGTTTGCTAAGTTAAATAACTGCCCTACTTCACCTAGAAAAATGCGCTTAGTAGCAGACTTGGTAAGAGGTCAGAAAGTTGAAAATGCACTAAATATATTAAGATTTAGTCAAAAAGAAGCTTCAAGAAAATTAGAAAAATTGTTGTTATCTGCTATTAATAACTGGGAACAGAAAAATAGCGAAGGTAATGTAGCTGAAGCTGGCTTATTTGTAAAAGAGATTAAAGTGGATGGTGGTATGATGTTAAAAAGATTACGTCCAGCTCCACAAGGTCGTGCACACAGAATTAGAAAACGTTCTAATCACGTTACAATCGTATTAGGATCAATTAATAACACACAAAGCAATTAA
- the rplE gene encoding 50S ribosomal protein L5, producing MAYIPRLKEEYKSRVIAALTTEFGYKNVMEVPKLEKIVLSKGVGAAVSDKKLIDYAVEELTKITGQKAVATISKKDVASFKLRKGMPIGAKVTLRGERMYEFLDRLITASLPRVRDFGGIKSTGFDGRGNYNLGVLEQIIFPEIDIDKVNKISGMDITFVTSAKTDKEAKSLLAELGLPFKKN from the coding sequence ATGGCTTATATACCTAGACTAAAAGAAGAATATAAGAGCAGAGTAATTGCTGCTCTTACAACAGAATTCGGTTACAAAAACGTAATGGAAGTTCCTAAATTGGAAAAAATCGTTTTAAGTAAAGGAGTTGGTGCTGCAGTGTCAGATAAAAAATTAATCGATTACGCTGTTGAAGAGTTAACAAAAATCACAGGTCAAAAAGCAGTGGCTACTATTTCTAAAAAAGACGTTGCGTCTTTTAAATTAAGAAAAGGAATGCCAATTGGTGCTAAAGTGACTTTACGTGGAGAAAGAATGTATGAGTTTTTAGATCGTTTGATCACAGCTTCTTTACCACGTGTAAGAGATTTTGGTGGTATCAAATCTACTGGTTTTGACGGTAGAGGTAATTACAACCTTGGAGTTCTTGAGCAAATTATCTTTCCTGAAATTGATATTGATAAAGTAAATAAAATTTCAGGTATGGATATTACTTTTGTAACATCTGCTAAAACAGATAAAGAAGCAAAATCATTATTAGCTGAATTAGGTTTACCTTTTAAAAAGAATTAA
- the rpsJ gene encoding 30S ribosomal protein S10 — MSQKIRIKLKSYDHMLVDKSAEKIVKTVKSTGAVVTGPIPLPTNKKIFTVLRSPHVNKKSREQFEVSSYKRLLDIYSSSSKTIDALMKLELPSGVEVEIKV; from the coding sequence ATGAGTCAAAAAATCAGAATAAAATTAAAATCTTACGATCATATGTTGGTTGATAAATCAGCAGAAAAAATCGTAAAAACTGTAAAAAGTACAGGTGCAGTAGTTACAGGTCCAATTCCTTTACCTACTAACAAGAAGATTTTTACTGTGTTACGTTCTCCGCACGTGAACAAAAAATCAAGAGAGCAATTTGAAGTTAGTTCATACAAAAGATTGTTAGATATCTATTCTTCATCTTCAAAAACTATCGATGCTTTAATGAAATTAGAGCTTCCAAGTGGGGTAGAAGTTGAGATTAAAGTGTGA
- the rpsN gene encoding 30S ribosomal protein S14 produces the protein MAKESMKAREVKRQKTVEKYAEKRKALLEAGDYVSLQKLPKNASPVRLHNRCKLTGRPRGYMRQFGISRVTFREMANSGLIPGVKKASW, from the coding sequence ATGGCTAAAGAATCAATGAAAGCCCGCGAGGTGAAAAGACAAAAAACGGTAGAAAAATATGCAGAGAAAAGAAAAGCTTTGTTAGAAGCTGGAGATTATGTATCTTTGCAAAAATTACCAAAGAATGCTTCGCCAGTTCGTTTACATAATCGTTGTAAATTAACAGGTAGACCAAGAGGGTACATGCGTCAATTCGGTATTTCACGTGTTACTTTCCGTGAAATGGCAAACTCAGGATTGATACCAGGTGTTAAAAAAGCTAGCTGGTAA
- the rpsS gene encoding 30S ribosomal protein S19 has protein sequence MARSLKKGPFVHYKLEKKVLENAEAGNKNVVKTWSRASMITPDFVGQTIAVHNGRQFVPVYVTENMVGHKLGEFSPTRSFRGHAGAKNKGKK, from the coding sequence ATGGCACGTTCATTAAAAAAAGGACCTTTCGTACACTATAAATTAGAAAAGAAAGTATTGGAGAATGCTGAGGCAGGAAACAAGAATGTTGTTAAAACTTGGTCTAGAGCTTCAATGATTACTCCAGATTTCGTAGGACAAACAATCGCAGTTCACAACGGTCGTCAATTTGTTCCAGTATATGTTACTGAAAACATGGTAGGACATAAGTTAGGTGAATTTTCACCAACTAGATCTTTTAGAGGTCACGCTGGAGCTAAAAATAAAGGTAAAAAATAA
- the rplW gene encoding 50S ribosomal protein L23, with protein sequence MSIIIKPIVTEKVTKDGEVFNRFGFVVDKKANKVQIKKAVEAAYGVTVVEVNTMNVRPDRTTKYTKSGMIAGKTNAYKKAIVQVKEGETIDFYNN encoded by the coding sequence ATGAGTATCATTATAAAACCTATCGTTACAGAAAAAGTAACTAAAGACGGAGAAGTATTCAACCGTTTTGGTTTCGTTGTAGATAAAAAAGCTAACAAAGTTCAAATTAAGAAAGCTGTTGAAGCTGCTTATGGAGTAACTGTTGTAGAAGTAAATACAATGAATGTACGTCCAGATCGTACTACTAAATATACAAAAAGTGGTATGATAGCTGGTAAAACCAATGCTTATAAAAAAGCAATCGTACAAGTTAAAGAAGGAGAAACAATTGATTTTTACAACAACTAA
- the rpsQ gene encoding 30S ribosomal protein S17, whose protein sequence is MEKRNLRKERVGVVTSNKMDKSIVVAQVTKVKHPLYGKFVLKTKKYVAHDEKNDCNIGDTVKIMETRPLSKTKCWRLVEIIERAK, encoded by the coding sequence ATGGAAAAAAGAAATTTAAGAAAAGAGAGAGTTGGTGTAGTTACATCTAACAAAATGGACAAGTCTATTGTTGTTGCTCAAGTAACTAAAGTAAAACACCCATTATATGGTAAGTTCGTGTTAAAAACTAAAAAATATGTTGCACACGACGAAAAGAACGACTGTAACATTGGTGATACGGTAAAAATCATGGAAACTCGTCCATTAAGTAAAACGAAATGTTGGAGATTAGTTGAAATCATTGAAAGAGCTAAATAA
- the rpsL gene encoding 30S ribosomal protein S12, whose amino-acid sequence MPTIQQLVRTGRAKLTKKSKSAALDSCPQRRGVCTRVYTTTPKKPNSAMRKVARVRLTNGNEVNAYIPGEGHNLQEHSIVLVRGGRVKDLPGVRYHIVRGALDTAGVNGRLQRRSKYGAKRPKDKK is encoded by the coding sequence ATGCCAACAATTCAACAATTAGTAAGAACTGGAAGAGCCAAATTAACTAAGAAGAGTAAATCGGCTGCTTTAGATTCTTGTCCTCAAAGAAGAGGGGTTTGTACGCGTGTGTATACTACTACGCCTAAAAAGCCAAACTCAGCAATGCGTAAAGTTGCGCGTGTGCGTTTGACTAATGGTAATGAAGTAAATGCTTACATCCCAGGTGAAGGACATAATCTTCAAGAGCACTCGATAGTATTAGTTAGAGGTGGAAGGGTAAAAGATTTGCCAGGAGTTAGATACCACATCGTACGTGGTGCTTTGGATACAGCCGGAGTTAACGGTCGTTTACAAAGAAGATCTAAATATGGTGCTAAACGCCCTAAAGACAAAAAGTAA
- the rplB gene encoding 50S ribosomal protein L2, producing the protein MSVRKLKPITPGQRFRVVNGFDAITTDKPERSLIAPKKSSGGRNSQGKMTMRYTGGGHKQRYRIIDFKRTKDGIPATVKSIEYDPNRTAFIALLAYADGEKRYIIAQNGLKVGQTVVSGADVAPEIGNTMPLSKIPLGTVISCIELRPGQGAIIARSAGTFAQLMARDGKYATIKMPSGETRLILLTCSATIGAVSNSDHQLIVSGKAGRSRWLGRRPRTRPVAMNPVDHPMGGGEGRSSGGHPRSRKGLPAKGYRTRAKQNPSNKYIVERRKK; encoded by the coding sequence ATGTCAGTAAGAAAATTAAAACCTATTACCCCAGGTCAGCGTTTTAGAGTTGTGAATGGTTTTGACGCCATTACAACTGATAAGCCGGAGCGTTCATTAATCGCACCGAAAAAATCATCTGGAGGTAGAAATAGTCAAGGAAAGATGACTATGCGCTATACAGGCGGTGGTCACAAACAAAGATATCGTATCATTGATTTCAAAAGAACTAAAGATGGTATTCCAGCTACAGTTAAATCAATTGAATATGATCCAAACAGAACTGCTTTTATCGCATTATTAGCGTATGCTGATGGTGAAAAAAGATATATTATTGCTCAAAATGGTTTAAAAGTTGGGCAAACTGTAGTTTCAGGTGCTGATGTAGCTCCTGAAATTGGGAATACTATGCCGTTAAGCAAAATTCCTCTAGGTACAGTAATTTCTTGTATTGAGTTACGTCCAGGTCAAGGTGCAATCATCGCTCGTTCTGCAGGTACTTTCGCTCAGTTAATGGCTCGTGATGGTAAATATGCTACTATTAAAATGCCTTCTGGTGAAACAAGATTAATTTTGTTAACTTGTTCTGCAACTATCGGTGCAGTTTCTAACTCTGATCACCAATTAATCGTTTCTGGTAAAGCAGGTAGATCTAGATGGTTAGGTAGAAGACCAAGAACTAGACCAGTAGCAATGAACCCTGTTGATCACCCAATGGGTGGTGGTGAAGGACGTTCATCTGGAGGTCACCCACGTTCAAGAAAAGGTTTACCAGCTAAAGGTTATAGAACCCGTGCTAAACAAAACCCGAGCAACAAGTATATTGTAGAACGTAGAAAGAAATAA
- the rplX gene encoding 50S ribosomal protein L24: protein MMKLKIKSGDTVKVIAGDHKGAEGKVLRVIREKNKAVVEGVNMVSKHTKPSAQNPQGGIVKKEAPIHVSNLMLVDAKGNTTKVGFKVEGDKKVRFSKKSNQVL, encoded by the coding sequence ATGATGAAGCTAAAAATAAAATCAGGAGACACTGTGAAAGTTATCGCTGGTGACCATAAAGGTGCTGAAGGTAAAGTTTTACGTGTAATTCGTGAGAAGAACAAAGCGGTAGTTGAGGGTGTAAACATGGTGTCTAAACACACTAAGCCAAGTGCTCAAAATCCTCAAGGTGGAATCGTTAAAAAAGAAGCTCCTATCCATGTTTCTAACTTAATGTTAGTAGATGCTAAAGGCAATACTACTAAAGTAGGTTTTAAAGTAGAAGGAGATAAGAAAGTAAGATTTTCAAAAAAATCTAATCAAGTATTATAG
- the rplR gene encoding 50S ribosomal protein L18, which yields MSLTKSERRQRIQYRIRKIVSGTATRPRLSVFRSNKEIYAQLIDDVNGVTLLAASSREKEVDSKGTKVEVAAAVGKLVAERALKAGIDTVTFDRGGYLYHGRVQSLAEGARAAGLKF from the coding sequence ATGTCATTAACAAAATCTGAAAGAAGACAAAGAATACAGTACAGAATTAGAAAAATTGTTAGCGGTACTGCTACAAGACCTCGTTTATCTGTATTCAGAAGTAACAAAGAAATCTATGCTCAGCTTATAGATGATGTAAATGGTGTTACGTTATTAGCTGCTTCTTCTCGTGAAAAAGAAGTAGATTCTAAAGGTACTAAAGTTGAAGTAGCAGCAGCAGTTGGTAAATTAGTTGCTGAAAGAGCTTTAAAAGCAGGTATCGATACAGTAACATTTGATAGAGGTGGTTATTTATACCACGGTCGTGTTCAATCATTAGCAGAAGGCGCTAGAGCGGCTGGATTAAAATTCTAA
- the rplF gene encoding 50S ribosomal protein L6 — MSRIGKSPIAIPAGVTVELKDSVITVKGKLGQLSQEVTDNVTVTVEETQVLVSRAADSKEERAQHGLFRALINNMITGVSTGFTKELELVGVGYRASNQGNKLDLALGYSHNIVLEVAPEVTVETVSEKGKNPIVKLTSYDKQLVGQVAAKIRSFRKPEPYKGKGIKFVGEVLRRKAGKSA; from the coding sequence ATGTCAAGAATAGGTAAAAGTCCAATCGCCATTCCTGCTGGAGTAACTGTGGAATTGAAAGATTCAGTTATTACCGTAAAAGGGAAATTAGGGCAACTTTCTCAAGAGGTTACTGATAATGTAACAGTAACTGTTGAAGAAACTCAAGTTCTTGTTTCAAGAGCTGCAGATAGCAAAGAAGAAAGAGCTCAACATGGTTTATTTAGAGCTTTAATCAATAACATGATTACTGGTGTATCTACTGGTTTTACAAAAGAATTAGAATTAGTGGGTGTTGGATACCGTGCTTCTAATCAAGGTAATAAACTTGATTTAGCTTTAGGGTATTCTCATAATATCGTTTTAGAAGTAGCTCCAGAGGTAACTGTGGAAACTGTTTCTGAAAAAGGTAAAAACCCTATTGTAAAGCTAACTTCTTATGACAAACAATTAGTAGGACAAGTAGCGGCTAAAATCCGTTCTTTCCGTAAGCCTGAACCTTACAAAGGAAAAGGTATTAAGTTTGTAGGTGAAGTATTAAGAAGAAAAGCAGGTAAATCAGCTTAA